From Aristaeella lactis, the proteins below share one genomic window:
- a CDS encoding deoxycytidylate deaminase, with protein sequence MDKWDKRFMQMAFTIADWSSCYRAGRSIGCVIVKDKRIMTTGYNGAPAGIKTCRDKGECMRDKLGIPSGTRMETCYAVHAEQNAIVQAAKLGVSIDGATLYCTHQPCSMCCKMIINSGIRRVIYKEGYPDPFTLELFAEAGVQLERFEEEL encoded by the coding sequence ATGGATAAATGGGACAAGCGGTTTATGCAGATGGCCTTTACAATCGCAGACTGGTCCAGCTGTTACCGTGCGGGGCGCAGCATCGGCTGCGTGATCGTGAAGGACAAGCGGATCATGACCACGGGCTATAACGGCGCACCGGCCGGCATTAAAACCTGCCGGGACAAGGGCGAATGCATGCGGGATAAGCTTGGTATTCCCAGCGGTACGCGGATGGAAACCTGCTACGCGGTGCACGCGGAGCAGAACGCCATTGTACAGGCCGCGAAACTGGGCGTCTCCATTGACGGGGCAACGCTCTACTGCACCCACCAGCCCTGCTCCATGTGCTGCAAGATGATCATCAACTCCGGTATCCGGAGGGTGATCTACAAGGAAGGCTATCCGGATCCCTTCACGCTGGAACTGTTTGCGGAAGCAGGCGTTCAGCTGGAAAGGTTCGAAGAAGAACTGTAA
- a CDS encoding TetR/AcrR family transcriptional regulator codes for MAKRGETRETILQAATKAFFENGFEKTSVKMILEEAHIVTGSFYHFFPSKEDLFEAVVEAFLQQYAQRVRSILDDEALDAKQIAEKVLEELKTSGEKYYTELQGDKLHWTIQLALHEMTLQAMEEPLTRALSRLKENEKIKSCLDVDDKTLARILIKGSEAVIHHEDNTGAEWFRSEKLNDNLIRFWNRIIEV; via the coding sequence ATGGCAAAAAGAGGCGAAACAAGGGAAACCATTCTCCAGGCTGCGACAAAGGCGTTTTTTGAGAACGGCTTTGAAAAGACTTCTGTGAAGATGATCCTGGAAGAAGCTCATATTGTTACGGGAAGCTTTTATCATTTCTTTCCATCAAAAGAAGATCTGTTTGAAGCTGTGGTTGAAGCTTTTCTACAGCAGTATGCGCAGAGAGTCAGGAGCATTCTGGATGATGAAGCCCTGGATGCGAAGCAGATCGCAGAAAAGGTACTGGAAGAACTCAAAACTTCCGGTGAGAAATACTACACGGAGTTACAGGGTGATAAGCTTCATTGGACTATCCAGCTTGCCTTGCATGAAATGACATTGCAGGCAATGGAAGAGCCTCTGACCCGGGCATTGAGTCGACTGAAAGAAAATGAAAAGATAAAGAGTTGTCTTGATGTTGATGATAAGACGCTAGCCCGAATCCTGATCAAAGGATCTGAGGCAGTTATTCACCATGAAGACAATACCGGGGCCGAATGGTTCCGGTCAGAAAAGCTGAATGACAACTTGATCCGGTTCTGGAACAGGATTATTGAAGTGTAA
- a CDS encoding EFR1 family ferrodoxin (N-terminal region resembles flavodoxins. C-terminal ferrodoxin region binds two 4Fe-4S clusters.) has product MKGRIYYFTGTGNSMRAARVIAQQLQDTEIISMKVNPEEYPATDCDIVGFIYPVYHWTMPAPAAAFIEKLKINPNAYVFVIAMPSFVCGIACEKLAEILEKKDVQINYGNLVHSVANYAIVYPPFPSAKIRVPATERKLKKIAGDIVLRKDRAYPRASRFIKRKRERVMTPYVELQKYADYPFTISDGCISCGLCRKVCPCKNIILEEGKPVFQHHCSNCMACVVSCPRRAIGYNISQGDRKLLDASNTKTFLVKWMGLPEKRKLYMNPYITAKDLTKERE; this is encoded by the coding sequence ATGAAAGGAAGAATCTATTACTTCACCGGAACAGGAAACAGCATGCGGGCAGCACGCGTGATCGCACAACAGCTGCAGGATACAGAGATCATCTCAATGAAAGTGAATCCAGAGGAATATCCGGCTACGGACTGTGATATTGTCGGATTTATATACCCTGTATATCACTGGACAATGCCCGCACCTGCAGCAGCGTTTATTGAGAAATTGAAGATCAATCCAAATGCTTATGTGTTTGTGATAGCAATGCCGAGTTTTGTATGCGGTATAGCCTGTGAGAAACTTGCGGAGATTCTCGAAAAGAAGGATGTTCAGATCAATTACGGCAATCTTGTGCACAGTGTGGCTAATTACGCGATTGTCTATCCGCCGTTTCCATCAGCAAAGATCAGGGTTCCGGCAACGGAAAGAAAGCTGAAGAAGATTGCCGGGGATATAGTCCTGAGGAAAGACAGAGCGTATCCCCGGGCAAGCAGGTTCATAAAGAGAAAAAGAGAAAGGGTTATGACGCCGTATGTGGAACTTCAGAAGTATGCGGACTATCCTTTTACGATCAGTGATGGATGCATTTCGTGTGGCCTGTGCAGGAAAGTGTGCCCTTGCAAAAACATTATCCTTGAAGAAGGAAAACCTGTTTTTCAGCATCATTGTTCCAACTGCATGGCATGCGTGGTGAGTTGCCCCAGGCGTGCAATTGGGTATAATATATCTCAAGGAGACAGGAAACTCCTGGACGCATCAAATACTAAAACGTTCCTGGTGAAGTGGATGGGGCTTCCGGAAAAACGCAAACTGTATATGAATCCGTATATAACAGCGAAGGACCTGACAAAGGAAAGAGAATAA